The proteins below come from a single Fusibacter sp. A1 genomic window:
- a CDS encoding HD-GYP domain-containing protein yields the protein MRIVPINSVTSGSVLANNIFSENGDILLKKGVILTKNLIDRIVDNGVYTVYIDDGYTDHEIVDIIQPEVRLKAMKAIKETFTQIENYNKQLESQVDSFSKKIQMKSMGKYVSKLKGIAEFIVDDISNSRQLMINLVDIKNLNNYLYEHSLSVAILSTVVGLEMRLNKHQLYNLFLGAMVHDIGKLFINKNLISQSEPYSVEEQSAVDRHTEMGYEYLKENYNFEAPARLISLQHHECFDGTGYPKGMQGDSIHIFSRIVAVCNTYDMMVSDTPQQAAIPVNEALEYIMGNAGSCFDFNVVEIFSRKVNPYPIGTLVELSNGEIHLVIGDNPNFPLRPIVQKVNNELRTLENKAIDLMKVTDIVISKIHY from the coding sequence ATGCGAATAGTACCAATAAATAGTGTAACTTCAGGCTCTGTACTTGCCAATAATATCTTTTCTGAAAACGGTGACATACTCTTAAAAAAAGGGGTGATTCTCACTAAGAATCTTATCGACCGTATCGTCGATAACGGTGTCTATACCGTTTATATCGACGACGGGTATACCGATCACGAAATCGTGGATATCATTCAGCCCGAAGTACGGCTCAAAGCCATGAAGGCGATCAAAGAGACTTTTACGCAAATCGAAAACTACAACAAGCAGCTGGAAAGCCAAGTGGACTCCTTCAGCAAAAAGATTCAAATGAAAAGCATGGGCAAGTATGTCTCCAAGCTCAAGGGCATCGCTGAGTTCATCGTCGATGACATCTCCAACTCCAGACAGCTGATGATCAACCTTGTCGATATCAAAAATCTGAACAATTATCTATATGAGCATTCCCTTAGCGTGGCTATTCTTTCGACAGTGGTCGGACTTGAGATGCGCCTGAACAAACATCAGCTTTACAATCTATTCTTAGGCGCGATGGTTCATGACATAGGAAAACTCTTCATCAATAAGAACCTCATCTCGCAGTCCGAACCATATAGCGTGGAAGAGCAGAGCGCGGTCGACAGGCACACCGAAATGGGCTATGAGTACCTTAAGGAGAATTACAACTTCGAAGCGCCTGCCCGCCTGATCTCGCTGCAGCATCACGAGTGTTTCGATGGTACCGGTTATCCAAAAGGCATGCAAGGCGACAGCATTCATATCTTCTCAAGAATCGTCGCGGTCTGCAACACCTACGACATGATGGTATCCGACACACCCCAGCAAGCTGCAATTCCTGTCAATGAGGCGCTCGAGTACATCATGGGCAACGCCGGGTCGTGCTTCGACTTCAATGTTGTTGAAATCTTTTCACGCAAGGTCAATCCATACCCTATCGGCACCTTGGTCGAACTAAGCAACGGCGAGATTCATCTAGTCATAGGCGACAACCCCAACTTCCCCTTGCGCCCTATCGTGCAAAAGGTGAACAACGAACTAAGAACGTTGGAAAATAAGGCGATCGATTTGATGAAAGTAACCGATATCGTCATCTCGAAAATTCACTACTGA
- a CDS encoding nitroreductase family protein, producing MQIWMEKRQSTRQFKTESVANSVFDRIDDWKKNFEFPHHESIDWNAAVVKEGEIIHSTFTGLVSKYIRVTAPHYLMLSSEPNDKDSFLIGFLGESFVKLMTELGIGTCWVGHSLSDEFAKDDLGMPPNHRYHIIIAFGIPQTLEIRKKIRKTKEETISDLKDGDRWLVDALRSSPSAVNSQPWYLYYDEGCYHYMMRRPKVLGLLLKDKTIIDMGIGFYHIYDVIKAKGYRLTWHFESNKNKYGEQILTFKYFE from the coding sequence ATGCAAATATGGATGGAGAAAAGGCAATCAACACGTCAGTTTAAAACTGAAAGTGTTGCGAATTCTGTTTTTGACAGGATAGACGATTGGAAGAAAAACTTTGAGTTTCCACACCATGAATCGATCGATTGGAACGCTGCAGTCGTTAAAGAAGGGGAGATCATTCACTCTACCTTCACCGGACTGGTCAGCAAATACATCAGAGTCACCGCTCCGCATTATCTGATGCTTTCAAGTGAGCCTAACGATAAGGATAGTTTTCTAATCGGATTTCTCGGGGAATCGTTTGTAAAACTGATGACAGAACTCGGTATCGGAACCTGCTGGGTTGGGCATAGCCTTTCGGACGAGTTTGCCAAGGATGATCTTGGTATGCCTCCAAACCACAGGTATCATATCATCATCGCATTCGGTATCCCTCAAACGCTTGAGATCCGTAAGAAAATACGAAAGACAAAAGAAGAGACGATAAGCGATTTAAAAGATGGGGACAGGTGGCTGGTAGACGCGCTTCGCTCTTCACCGTCGGCAGTGAATTCGCAGCCTTGGTATCTGTATTACGATGAAGGCTGCTATCATTACATGATGAGACGCCCCAAGGTGCTCGGGCTCCTTTTAAAGGATAAGACAATAATTGACATGGGTATCGGGTTTTATCATATCTATGATGTGATAAAGGCGAAGGGCTACAGACTGACGTGGCATTTTGAATCCAATAAGAACAAATATGGTGAACAGATTTTGACCTTCAAGTATTTCGAATAG
- a CDS encoding M42 family metallopeptidase codes for MGFNSSGLRALTNIYGPSSHETKVSDFIVKQIKGFVDEVTIDKMGNVIARKKGDGPKLMIAGHMDSIGMMVTDIDDKGFVRLTNIGGINPFVTVGERLLFKNGTIGIAYHEATADMAKLKLEKVFVDIGAKNKEEAEKLVAIGDICVYSPVFNESDNTVSTASMDDRIGCFVMIEALKRLDTVNNDCYFVFTVQEEVGTRGGKMTAFAINPDVGLAVDITTSGDTPGSKRFAIKLHEGVAIKVRDNSLLSHPAVNDKLKALCKENDIKHQMEVLEFGGTDAGAISLTREGIPASCLSIPTRYAHSAHETCSKEDIEAGIHLLTKVCETKFEI; via the coding sequence ATGGGATTTAACAGTTCAGGACTTCGCGCGCTAACCAATATCTACGGTCCGTCAAGCCACGAGACAAAGGTTTCCGACTTCATAGTAAAGCAAATCAAAGGCTTTGTCGACGAGGTGACCATCGATAAGATGGGTAATGTCATCGCCCGAAAAAAGGGAGACGGACCAAAACTGATGATCGCTGGTCATATGGATTCTATCGGCATGATGGTAACAGATATCGACGACAAAGGATTCGTTCGTTTGACAAACATAGGCGGTATCAATCCGTTTGTCACAGTAGGCGAAAGACTGCTCTTTAAAAACGGCACCATCGGCATCGCATACCACGAAGCCACAGCGGATATGGCCAAACTGAAGCTAGAAAAAGTTTTTGTAGATATCGGTGCCAAGAACAAAGAGGAAGCTGAAAAACTTGTTGCCATAGGCGATATTTGCGTCTACTCACCGGTCTTCAACGAAAGCGACAACACCGTCTCAACCGCATCGATGGATGATCGTATCGGTTGTTTTGTGATGATTGAGGCTCTAAAGAGACTGGACACTGTAAACAACGACTGCTATTTTGTCTTCACTGTACAAGAAGAAGTTGGTACACGCGGGGGTAAGATGACCGCATTCGCCATTAATCCTGATGTGGGACTTGCAGTAGATATCACGACATCTGGCGACACACCAGGTTCTAAACGATTTGCCATCAAGCTACATGAAGGTGTCGCAATCAAAGTCCGTGACAACTCGCTTCTGTCGCATCCTGCTGTCAACGATAAGCTCAAAGCCCTCTGTAAAGAAAACGACATCAAGCATCAGATGGAAGTGCTTGAGTTCGGCGGAACAGACGCTGGAGCGATCAGCCTGACACGCGAAGGAATTCCTGCAAGCTGTCTGTCCATACCTACAAGATATGCGCACAGCGCCCACGAGACCTGCTCTAAAGAAGATATCGAAGCTGGTATCCACTTGCTTACTAAGGTTTGTGAGACAAAATTCGAAATCTGA
- a CDS encoding GIN domain-containing protein, with protein MKNNQFSQERINEVLGQIGSAINQVVKGVTEAVTGSGNLISEEIEVGAFTGVHVKGMFEVTIKEGEYGLVVTADDNLIPKLKIDTKGSVLVLDLEPTVSLLKTTLKAEITVPALDYLKVSGISNVHIEPVRCQTPMQLIVGGASQFYGPIESESLELTVTGTAKAKVVVKASELDVDVSGTANLKMKGEAKHARISTSGTSNTKADKLLLEDLVVRSDGTSVCLVTVNGNVKAKASGTAVITLAGDATVVERNVSGLAVIKKAE; from the coding sequence ATGAAAAACAATCAATTTTCACAAGAGAGAATCAATGAAGTGTTAGGCCAGATAGGTAGTGCGATCAATCAGGTGGTAAAAGGTGTCACAGAAGCGGTAACGGGAAGTGGAAATCTTATTTCAGAAGAAATCGAGGTGGGGGCTTTCACAGGTGTTCATGTCAAAGGCATGTTTGAAGTGACGATCAAAGAGGGCGAGTACGGTCTTGTGGTGACGGCGGATGATAATTTGATTCCTAAGCTTAAGATCGATACAAAAGGAAGTGTGCTCGTACTGGATCTGGAACCGACCGTTTCCCTATTGAAAACGACACTTAAAGCTGAAATCACGGTTCCTGCCTTAGACTATTTAAAGGTTTCAGGAATCAGTAATGTGCATATTGAGCCAGTCAGATGTCAGACACCCATGCAACTGATTGTCGGTGGCGCGTCGCAGTTTTATGGACCGATTGAATCGGAAAGCCTTGAGTTGACAGTCACTGGTACTGCTAAAGCGAAAGTGGTCGTCAAAGCAAGCGAGCTGGATGTGGATGTGTCTGGAACCGCCAACTTAAAAATGAAAGGTGAGGCCAAGCATGCTAGAATTTCGACAAGCGGCACGTCGAACACCAAAGCCGACAAATTGCTACTTGAAGATTTGGTCGTAAGGTCTGATGGAACCTCCGTCTGTCTGGTGACAGTGAACGGAAATGTAAAAGCAAAGGCATCGGGAACCGCTGTCATCACCCTTGCTGGTGACGCGACAGTCGTTGAACGTAATGTAAGCGGCCTTGCGGTCATTAAGAAAGCCGAATAG
- a CDS encoding Fur family transcriptional regulator has product MTIDYVLQRLKEKGFKLTDQRELVVHALVEHQDRLMTVENLLEWVREKHVKMNMTTIYRNLEALESIGILHKTMLDDQTSYYKLTCGGEHHHHFICMSCGKITNIDYCPMDIIDTLAEQNGFDVESHKLEVYGLCKTCKK; this is encoded by the coding sequence ATGACGATCGACTATGTTTTGCAGAGACTTAAAGAAAAAGGATTTAAATTGACGGACCAGAGGGAACTGGTCGTTCATGCCCTTGTGGAACATCAAGACAGGCTGATGACGGTTGAAAACCTGCTCGAATGGGTAAGAGAAAAGCATGTCAAGATGAATATGACGACGATCTATAGGAACCTTGAAGCTCTGGAGTCGATTGGGATCCTTCATAAGACGATGCTAGATGATCAGACGTCCTACTATAAGCTTACTTGCGGAGGAGAACACCACCATCATTTTATCTGCATGAGTTGTGGAAAAATCACCAATATCGATTATTGTCCGATGGACATCATCGACACTCTGGCAGAGCAAAATGGATTCGATGTGGAAAGCCATAAGCTTGAAGTATACGGTCTGTGCAAAACTTGTAAAAAGTAA
- a CDS encoding metal ABC transporter permease, whose product MLEMLSYGFMQRAMIAGIMVGIICPLIGIYLVLRRMSMIGDSLSHVALSGVAAGMLTGTYPVVTALGFSVVAALAIERLRRSFAEYAELAIAIVLSTGIGLAVVLISLAKSFNASLYSYLFGNITTVMPQDLWLILALGIVIVSGVFLLYKELFYIAFDEVSATLSGVPVKAINLVFIVMIAANITLSMRIVGILLVSSLMVLPVAASLQLAKSFKQAMLYAVLLAQGAVLSGMVIAYQFELASGGTIVLMAVFELLVILLFKRLKKDALRKVMM is encoded by the coding sequence ATGCTTGAGATGTTGTCATACGGCTTCATGCAGCGCGCGATGATCGCAGGGATCATGGTCGGTATCATATGCCCTCTTATCGGAATTTATCTGGTGCTTAGAAGAATGTCCATGATCGGTGACAGCCTTTCCCATGTCGCATTGTCAGGCGTTGCCGCAGGAATGTTGACTGGAACCTACCCGGTGGTCACAGCACTTGGTTTTTCGGTAGTAGCGGCACTGGCCATAGAAAGACTACGAAGAAGCTTTGCAGAATATGCCGAGCTTGCGATAGCGATCGTGCTATCGACAGGTATAGGGCTTGCCGTTGTACTGATAAGTCTCGCGAAGTCATTTAATGCGAGTCTATACAGTTACTTGTTCGGTAATATCACTACGGTGATGCCTCAAGACCTATGGCTGATCCTCGCCCTTGGAATCGTGATAGTAAGCGGGGTTTTCCTGTTATATAAGGAACTGTTCTATATCGCATTCGATGAGGTGAGTGCGACCTTGTCCGGAGTGCCTGTCAAAGCGATCAACCTGGTGTTTATCGTGATGATCGCGGCGAATATAACCTTGTCTATGCGGATTGTCGGGATTCTGCTGGTCTCGTCCTTGATGGTGCTACCTGTAGCGGCCAGTCTGCAACTGGCAAAGAGCTTTAAACAAGCGATGCTGTATGCCGTCTTGCTGGCTCAAGGGGCGGTTTTGTCAGGCATGGTCATCGCTTATCAGTTTGAACTCGCTTCAGGTGGGACAATCGTACTGATGGCTGTCTTTGAACTGCTTGTGATACTGCTATTCAAACGTCTGAAGAAAGATGCCTTGCGAAAGGTGATGATGTGA
- a CDS encoding metal ABC transporter ATP-binding protein produces the protein MKLVDVKNLSFAYDDQYVLKDANLIIEKGDYFGVIGPNGSAKSTLLKLMLGMLDPIKGDVELFGEPIKKFKGWNKIGYVSQKANAFNTSFPATVNEVVEAGLFSSLGLFKRIGRKHKQEVERVLGIVGMQEFGTRLIGNLSGGQQQKVFIARALISQPEIIFLDEPTVGIDAKSQLEFYDLLEILNKKYGMTIVMVSHDIGVITEKVSRIACMADGKIVCHDACCAVPPAEFIQEVYGEHMHLLLHDHDHHHVKVTDKEDRHA, from the coding sequence ATGAAACTTGTCGATGTAAAAAACCTAAGCTTTGCTTATGACGATCAGTATGTACTAAAAGATGCGAATCTAATCATTGAAAAAGGCGATTATTTTGGCGTGATCGGTCCTAACGGATCGGCTAAAAGCACACTTTTAAAGCTGATGTTAGGCATGCTCGATCCAATCAAGGGCGATGTGGAGCTGTTCGGCGAACCGATAAAAAAATTTAAGGGCTGGAATAAGATAGGCTATGTCTCTCAAAAGGCAAATGCCTTCAATACAAGTTTTCCCGCTACTGTCAATGAAGTGGTGGAGGCCGGTCTTTTTTCATCACTTGGTCTATTCAAAAGAATTGGTAGGAAACACAAGCAAGAAGTGGAGCGGGTGCTCGGTATCGTAGGCATGCAGGAGTTTGGTACAAGGCTTATCGGTAATCTTTCGGGTGGACAACAGCAAAAGGTGTTTATCGCCAGAGCGCTTATCAGCCAACCGGAGATCATCTTTCTTGATGAACCCACAGTTGGTATAGATGCGAAGTCACAGCTTGAGTTCTACGACTTGCTTGAGATACTCAATAAAAAGTATGGAATGACCATTGTGATGGTATCCCATGATATAGGAGTCATCACCGAAAAGGTCTCTAGAATCGCTTGCATGGCTGATGGGAAGATAGTTTGCCATGATGCTTGCTGCGCGGTGCCGCCTGCGGAGTTCATTCAGGAGGTCTATGGCGAGCATATGCACCTACTGCTTCACGACCACGACCACCATCATGTGAAAGTGACCGACAAGGAGGACAGACATGCTTGA
- a CDS encoding metal ABC transporter solute-binding protein, Zn/Mn family: MMKKTYKIASVLLVIALVLVGCAPSQTSSDSEGKLLVYTTIYPLYEFASQIGGSDTEVRLMVPAGSEPHDYEPSAKAVGAIENADIFIYNGSGMEPWVDSLLGSVSNDDLLIINATSTMDLLSIVETENDHEDGEEESDHHEGDTDPHVWLDPLRAVQMAEAIYDGMAAMDPERTQVFKKNYDELVDALKELDAAYEKALMNPSNANIVVGHAAFGYLTQRYHLNQIAIAGISPLEEPSAAQLGKIVDVVNELKINTVFYDALTSGKLSNVIATETGVAMVPLHPLGSVTQQDLDAGKTYFTIMYDNLEALKKAVQ, translated from the coding sequence ATGATGAAAAAAACATATAAGATAGCAAGTGTGCTATTAGTCATAGCTTTGGTTCTTGTAGGGTGCGCGCCGTCGCAAACCTCGAGCGACTCTGAGGGGAAACTGCTTGTCTATACGACAATCTACCCCTTGTACGAGTTTGCTTCCCAGATTGGTGGAAGTGACACAGAGGTTCGTCTGATGGTTCCTGCGGGGTCTGAACCCCATGATTATGAACCTTCTGCAAAAGCGGTAGGGGCGATAGAAAATGCCGATATCTTTATTTATAATGGTTCAGGCATGGAACCCTGGGTAGATTCCTTATTGGGATCTGTCAGTAACGATGATCTGCTGATCATCAATGCGACTTCAACGATGGATCTTTTGAGCATTGTTGAAACTGAGAATGACCACGAAGACGGTGAAGAGGAAAGTGATCATCATGAAGGTGATACCGATCCCCATGTCTGGTTGGATCCCTTAAGGGCTGTACAGATGGCTGAAGCGATCTACGATGGAATGGCCGCTATGGATCCAGAAAGGACTCAGGTCTTTAAGAAAAATTATGATGAACTGGTAGATGCACTTAAAGAACTTGATGCTGCTTATGAAAAAGCGCTGATGAATCCGTCAAATGCAAATATTGTAGTTGGACATGCCGCTTTTGGCTATCTGACTCAGAGATACCACTTAAACCAGATTGCGATTGCTGGAATCTCTCCGCTTGAAGAACCTAGTGCGGCTCAACTCGGCAAAATAGTCGATGTGGTAAATGAACTTAAGATCAACACGGTCTTCTACGATGCGCTGACCAGTGGAAAGCTATCGAATGTCATCGCAACTGAGACTGGTGTGGCTATGGTTCCCTTACATCCTTTAGGGAGTGTAACTCAGCAAGACCTCGATGCTGGAAAAACCTATTTCACAATCATGTACGACAATTTGGAAGCACTTAAAAAAGCAGTTCAATAG
- a CDS encoding UPF0158 family protein: MDEKNTVLISEIVASFDKISGDRMAYVNIHTGELKLLTTDDIYRSETIKSVDDDKETLSKEIIEAILYSDDYLPLPAEDDINDYEIMIDFIYTIKEDEVRNTLFKKIRGRGTFRRFKAMIRHYQIEEDWITFKKEAFHTLAIDWCELNGLDYKED; the protein is encoded by the coding sequence ATGGATGAAAAAAACACTGTACTGATAAGTGAAATTGTGGCGTCGTTTGATAAGATATCTGGAGACCGGATGGCTTATGTCAATATCCACACGGGTGAGCTTAAGCTGCTCACTACAGATGATATCTACAGGTCCGAAACGATAAAAAGCGTAGACGACGACAAAGAGACCTTAAGCAAAGAAATAATTGAAGCCATTCTCTATAGCGATGATTATCTTCCGCTTCCTGCCGAAGATGATATAAACGATTATGAAATCATGATCGATTTCATCTACACCATCAAAGAGGACGAGGTGAGGAACACCTTATTTAAAAAAATAAGGGGCCGTGGAACCTTCAGGCGATTCAAGGCCATGATCAGACACTACCAAATCGAAGAGGATTGGATCACCTTTAAAAAAGAGGCCTTTCACACCTTGGCGATCGATTGGTGCGAATTGAATGGACTAGACTACAAGGAAGACTGA
- a CDS encoding cupin domain-containing protein has translation MPLIINEKNSHYKKNDSPIGEFEWFSSIKLAHMPQSEHLNFKLMKLQPGKFSYPYHFHHNAEEVFVILSGEATLRTHKGMEIVSQGDVIFFEKGPKGAHQLFNHSEGECQYLDLQTNLGFDVCEYPDSEKVNLLPDREIVHKGKSANYYDGEEAVLEKWIELNQ, from the coding sequence ATGCCGCTGATAATCAATGAAAAAAACTCACACTATAAAAAGAACGACTCTCCAATTGGCGAATTCGAATGGTTTTCGTCGATAAAGCTTGCACACATGCCCCAGTCCGAGCACTTGAACTTCAAGCTGATGAAGCTTCAGCCGGGTAAGTTCTCCTATCCCTATCATTTTCATCATAACGCCGAAGAGGTTTTTGTAATCCTATCCGGTGAGGCGACGTTGAGAACCCACAAGGGGATGGAAATCGTATCACAAGGCGATGTGATCTTCTTCGAGAAGGGTCCTAAAGGAGCTCATCAGCTCTTCAATCACTCCGAAGGGGAATGCCAGTACCTTGACCTGCAGACTAACTTGGGATTTGACGTCTGTGAATATCCGGATTCTGAAAAGGTGAATCTGTTGCCTGATCGGGAGATTGTCCATAAGGGAAAATCTGCAAATTACTACGACGGTGAAGAGGCAGTGCTTGAGAAATGGATAGAACTCAATCAATAG